The Meiothermus ruber DSM 1279 genome includes the window CAGCGGTCTGGTGCTGGCCCTGGGTTCGCAGACCAAAACCATTAGCAGCAACGGCCCCTTCACCTTCGACACCCCCGTACAGGACGGCACCTACAGCGTGAGCGTGCAGACCCAGCCCACCAACCCCTCCCAGAACTGCACCGTCACCCCCAGCAGCGTGACCGTGAGCGGGGCCAACGTGACCAACCTGGTGGTGGAGTGCAGCCCCTACACCAAGTGGCTGGCTTCCAGCGCAACCGATATCGGAAACGCCATTACCACCGATGCCCAAGGCAACGTGATCGTGGCCGGCCTTTCCAAAGAAGTGCTGGGTGATGAGGTGGGCACGCTCGCCCTGGCCTTCCCGGATGTGGTGGTGGCCAAGTACGCGCCCAACGGCAGCCGCCTGTGGGTCAAGCAGTTCACCGTGGGTGACCCCAGCACGCCCGGCAGTGCCGAGTCGCAGGCCAAAGGGGTGGCCACCGACGCCGCCGGCAACATCTACGTGGTGGGAAGCGCCTACGTCGCCAGCAGCAACGCCTTCAAGGGCTTTATTCTCAAGCTAAGCCCTGCGGGTGCAAAGCTGACCTCGATCAAGCTGGACGAAAACACCTTGAACGTAGAGAACGGCCTTACCAGCGTGGCGGTGGTGGGTAGCGACGTGTATGTGGGTGGCTATACCGCCGGAACCGTGCCGAGCGGAACCAATGCAGGCGGGGAAGATGCAGCCTTATATAAGTACGACACCGGCCTTACCCTGCAGTGGGCACGACAGCTCGGCTCGACCGGCAGCGACCGGATTACCTCGGTGGCCGTGGATGCCTCCGGTGCGGTATACGCCGCAGGGTTTGCCGGCGGGGCCCTGCCCTCCAAAACCCACCTGGGTGACACCGACGCCTTTGTGGTCAAGTACGACAACGCAGGAACCCAGCAGTGGCTCGAGCAGTTTGGTACGGCCTATGGTGACGGGGCCAATGCGGTGGCAGTGCAGGGTTCGGATGTTTACGTGGCCGGTTATGTGACCGGAGCCTACGGGACGGGCTTTAGCTACAACGGCGGTACCGACCTGTTTGTGACCAAGTTCAGTAGCAGCGGTACGGAAACCTGGCGCCGCCAGTACAGCCCCACCGACCCAGCGCAAATTAATCCCTATGGCATGGTCGCCGATGCCTCGGGCAACGTCTACATCGTGGGGGATGTCAATGTTTCGGTAGACGGTACGGCAACCCACGCCGGTGCTAAGGATGTCTTCATCCTGCAGTATCTGGCCGACGGCACCGTGGGCTGGGCCCGCCAGCAAGGCAGTACCCAGGATGAGATTGCCCTGGCCGTCACCCTGCGTGACAGCGACCTCTACCTGACCGGCTGGAGCAAAGGAGCGCTGGACAACTACACCAACCAGGGCGAAGAGGATATCTTCGTGCTGAAGTACGGCACCGACGGCAGTAAGAAGTAGCGATGGTTTGTTTGGGGGCTCGAGGGTACCCTCGAGCCCCTTCTGCTTTGAGCTGCGTTATACGCATCGTTACGCGAGAGTTGCGTGCTATTAATAAACCAGTACCCAGGTTAACGCGCTATATGCTGCCTTTAGCAGAGGGGATTCCTGTCGAATAACGCGGTCATAACGAGCTCTGGACTAGACTTTGGGGCATATTTCGGAGGAAGCTACCTCGAAGGAGCACGTAGATGCTAAAAGAACCCTTCATTGCAGTGCCTTTTGCGCCATGGCCCTACTTTGCGCCAGACGAGATCGAAGCCGCTACAAAGGTGCTCCAGTCTGGAAAGGTGAACTACTGGACGGGCCAGGAGGGCCGCCTGTTTGAACGTGAATTTGCCGACTACGTCGGAACCAAACACGCCATTGCCCTGCACAACGGCACGGTGGCGCTCGAGCTGGCCCTCTACGCCATGGGGGTAGGAGAGGGTGACGAGGTCATTACCACCCCCCGCACCTTCATCGCCTCGGCCAGCGCGGCGGTGATGCGCGGGGCAAGGCCTGTTTTTGCTGATGTAGACCCCGAGAGCGGCCTGATTACCGCCGAGACCATTGAGCGGGCCATCACCCCCCGCACCAAGGCCATCATCGTGGTGCACCTGGCAGGCTGGCCAGCGGATATGGATGCCATCATGGCCCTGGCCCACAAGCACAACCTCTGGGTCATCGAAGACTGCGCCCAGGCCCATGGGGCCCGGTACAAGGGCCGGAGCGTGGGCTCGATTGGTCATGCCGGGGCCTGGTCGTTTTGCCAAGACAAAATCCTGACCACCGGCGGCGAAGGGGGGATGCTCACCCTCAACGACGACGAACTCTGGAGCAAAGCCTGGAGCTTCAAAGACCACGGCAAGAGCTACGACGCGGTCTACAACCGCCAGCACCCCCCCGGTTTCCGCTGGCTGCACGAAGACTTCGGCACCAACTGGCGGATGCTCGAGGTGCAGTCGGCTATTGGCCGGGTGATTTTGCGCAAGCTGGATGGCTGGGTCGAGCAGCGCCGGGCCAACGCCCACTACCTGAGCGAACGCTTCCGCCAAATTCCGGCCCTGCGGGTGCCCGAGGTGCCCGCCCACCTGCACCACGCCTACTACAAGTACTACGTGTATGTGCGCCCCGAGCGGCTCAAGCCGGGCTGGAGCCGCGACCGCATTATGCAGGCGGTGAGTGAGCTGGGCATTCCCTGCATGAGCGGGAGTTGCAGTGAGATCTACCTCGAAAAAGCCTTCACCCGGCGGGGCTGGCAGCCAGCCGAGCGGTTGCCGGTGGCCAGGGAACTGGGCGAAACCTCGCTGATGTTCCTGGTGCACCCCACCCTGGGCCAGGCCCAGATGCAAGCCACCGCCGATGCGGTTGAACGGGTGATGGAACAAGCCTCGATCTGAGGAGGGAGCAGGGCATGGTCTATTTGAGGGAATTGCGTTTCACCGCCGATGTGATTTTGCGGGTACTGGCCGACCAGCTCATGGTAGCTGGCAGCTTTGCCGTTGCCATGGTGATTCACCTGCTGTGGGCCTACCGCGGCGCTGCCGACGCGGTCTTGCTGGGGGCTTATGCCCAGATTTATGCCAAAAACGTGGGCATCCTGATGCTCATTGCCTTTGTGGTATTTGCGGCCAGCGGTTTTTATAGCCGCGGCCGGGCCTACCAGAGCCGCTACAAGATGCTGGTGGTGGCCCAGGCAGTATTGCTGGCCTACCTCATCTTTGGTTTTGCAGTCTTTATGCTGCCGCTGGTAGACCCTCCGCGCTCGGTGCTGTTTGCCAGCGGATTCCTGACCCTTGGCCTGACCCTGGCCTCGAGGGCCTGGGTGCACTACTGGGATAGCGTCGAGGCCCGGCGTAAAGCCAAAGCCAGCCCCATCCCATCTCTTATCGCCGACGAGCGCATCGTGCTGGTGATCGGTGGGGCGGGATACATCGGTTCGGGGTTGCTGCCGCGGTTGCTCGAGCGCGGCTACCGGGTGCGCCTACTCGACCTGCTCCTGTTCGGCAAGGAGCCCATTGCCCACGTGCTGCACCACCCCAACCTGGAGATCATCCAGGCCGATTTCCGCCAGGTGGACAAGGTGGTGGAGGCCATGCGCGGGGTGGACACGGTGGTGCATCTGGGAGGGTTGGTGGGCGACCCAGCCTGCGCCCTGGACGAAAACCTCACCATCGAAATTAACCTGGTGGCCACCCGCACCATTGCCGAGATCGCCAAGGGTATGCGCGTGCGTCGCTTCATCTTCGCCAGCACCTGCTCGGTGTATGGGGCCAGCGACTTAGTGCTGGATGAGCGCAGCAACCTCAACCCGGTCTCGCTCTACGCCCGCAGCAAAATTGCCTCTGAGCAGGTACTGCGTCAGCTTCAGAGCGACGACTTCTCGGTGGTGATCCTGCGCTTTGGCACCATCTACGGTCTGTCGGGCCGCACCCGCTTCGACCTGGTGGTCAACCTGCTCACGGCCAAGGCGGTGGTAGACAAGAAAATCACCGTGTTTGGGGGTGACCAGTGGCGGCCTTTTGTGCACGTAGACGATGCCGCCCATGCGGTGATGCTGGCCGTAGAAGCCCCCAAGGAGCGGGTGCACAACGAAACCTTTAATGTGGGCAGCAACGAGGGCAACATGACCCTGGGCATGGTGGGTGAGCTGGTCAAGAAGCTGGTGCCCGATGCCGAGCTGATCGACTCGGGCCGCGATGGTGATCGGCGCAACTACCGTGTAGACTTCTCCAAAATTCGCAACCGGCTGGGTTTCGAGCCGCAGTGGACGGTGGAGCAGGGCATCCAGCAGGTCATTGAGGCCCTGAAGAGCGGCAAGGTGCGCGACTACCGGTCGGCCATGTACTCCAACGTTAAATACCTGACCGAAGGGGCTACCTCCGATGCCGTTAAGCAGTATTACCTGGGCTGGGAGAAGTCCCTGATTCAGCAGACCTACGAGGCGAAAGAAGAACAGGGGTCGGCCACCGTGCCCCAGGCTTAGGGTTGTGCTCAACTTACCGCAGGGAGGGGCGGTAAGCAAATGTGGATGTACGAGGTGATGAGTGAAAGCGATATTGGCCCTTCCGAGAGTGTTTTTACTGGTACTGGCGCTGGCTTTTCTCGGTCTGACAGGCTGTAACACCACCCGGCCCCCCGCAACGCCCAGCAACTTTCAGGCCACCCCCGACGCCACCCCCCGGGTGGTGCTGCGCTGGGAGGCGGCCGCAGGGGCCACTGATTATGTCCTCGAACGCAGAACAAACAGCGGTGCTTTCGCCGTTCTGGGTGTGGTTACCAATACCGATTACACCGATGAAAGCGTGGATTACAGCACCACCTACACCTACCGCCTGACCGCCCGTAACAACGCTGCCGCGAGCAGCCCGGTCGAGCAGAGCGCCACCACCCCTGCCCGGCCCCTGGCAGCCCCCGATGCCCCCAGCAACTTCCAGGCCACCCCCGATGACACCCCCAAAGTGGTG containing:
- a CDS encoding Ig-like domain-containing protein; amino-acid sequence: MTYRWFVLLLAALFLAACGGGGAPSINTIEVSPSSASKQVGQTQQFTAVAKDAGGNVISGVTFTWSSSNTAVATVNNSGLATAVAAGTATITASAGGKSGSATFTVTNPAPPTIETIEVSPSSASKQVGQTQQFTAVAKDAGGNVISGVTFTWSSSDTAVATVNNSGLATAVAVGTATITATAGGKSGSATFTVTPTPTYTVGGEVRYLNGSGLVLALGSQTKTISSNGPFTFDTPVQDGTYSVSVQTQPTNPSQNCTVTPSSVTVSGANVTNLVVECSPYTKWLASSATDIGNAITTDAQGNVIVAGLSKEVLGDEVGTLALAFPDVVVAKYAPNGSRLWVKQFTVGDPSTPGSAESQAKGVATDAAGNIYVVGSAYVASSNAFKGFILKLSPAGAKLTSIKLDENTLNVENGLTSVAVVGSDVYVGGYTAGTVPSGTNAGGEDAALYKYDTGLTLQWARQLGSTGSDRITSVAVDASGAVYAAGFAGGALPSKTHLGDTDAFVVKYDNAGTQQWLEQFGTAYGDGANAVAVQGSDVYVAGYVTGAYGTGFSYNGGTDLFVTKFSSSGTETWRRQYSPTDPAQINPYGMVADASGNVYIVGDVNVSVDGTATHAGAKDVFILQYLADGTVGWARQQGSTQDEIALAVTLRDSDLYLTGWSKGALDNYTNQGEEDIFVLKYGTDGSKK
- a CDS encoding DegT/DnrJ/EryC1/StrS family aminotransferase yields the protein MLKEPFIAVPFAPWPYFAPDEIEAATKVLQSGKVNYWTGQEGRLFEREFADYVGTKHAIALHNGTVALELALYAMGVGEGDEVITTPRTFIASASAAVMRGARPVFADVDPESGLITAETIERAITPRTKAIIVVHLAGWPADMDAIMALAHKHNLWVIEDCAQAHGARYKGRSVGSIGHAGAWSFCQDKILTTGGEGGMLTLNDDELWSKAWSFKDHGKSYDAVYNRQHPPGFRWLHEDFGTNWRMLEVQSAIGRVILRKLDGWVEQRRANAHYLSERFRQIPALRVPEVPAHLHHAYYKYYVYVRPERLKPGWSRDRIMQAVSELGIPCMSGSCSEIYLEKAFTRRGWQPAERLPVARELGETSLMFLVHPTLGQAQMQATADAVERVMEQASI
- a CDS encoding NAD-dependent epimerase/dehydratase family protein, producing MVYLRELRFTADVILRVLADQLMVAGSFAVAMVIHLLWAYRGAADAVLLGAYAQIYAKNVGILMLIAFVVFAASGFYSRGRAYQSRYKMLVVAQAVLLAYLIFGFAVFMLPLVDPPRSVLFASGFLTLGLTLASRAWVHYWDSVEARRKAKASPIPSLIADERIVLVIGGAGYIGSGLLPRLLERGYRVRLLDLLLFGKEPIAHVLHHPNLEIIQADFRQVDKVVEAMRGVDTVVHLGGLVGDPACALDENLTIEINLVATRTIAEIAKGMRVRRFIFASTCSVYGASDLVLDERSNLNPVSLYARSKIASEQVLRQLQSDDFSVVILRFGTIYGLSGRTRFDLVVNLLTAKAVVDKKITVFGGDQWRPFVHVDDAAHAVMLAVEAPKERVHNETFNVGSNEGNMTLGMVGELVKKLVPDAELIDSGRDGDRRNYRVDFSKIRNRLGFEPQWTVEQGIQQVIEALKSGKVRDYRSAMYSNVKYLTEGATSDAVKQYYLGWEKSLIQQTYEAKEEQGSATVPQA